A genome region from Corvus hawaiiensis isolate bCorHaw1 chromosome 4, bCorHaw1.pri.cur, whole genome shotgun sequence includes the following:
- the LOC125324513 gene encoding uncharacterized protein LOC125324513, which produces MARLLQELEQGPPEQQDEGWGALLFGALQQWPFWALAGLLLLLGLWFSCRRSPEASKTNSSGKNQTSCKTLGEEKEKEKEEDSLDSERDGENIDVTVEADDSGSRNEGEGSPVAANEGDDDDANERDEDVKLKKDSDVKSDDGHDARKDEGWSDGNMPGDNTAEGNEEEPGNVTGGVEDLDEANEGENKDVKVEPDKDAGKEEEGDGNEEKTDDAYMKASNDDVREGEDGKEEKVDVKVQESSDASEQRSSDWTGQEDSRDGGNAVDHCGFAATEEEKKDIGNEESNLGDKDEKASAADMKGEKNENGNGEEHGNVASTEEGVDKINEGESSNMKVKEYSHSSEHRADWNGKDQENRDANVKGEKNEDGKEEEGGNVAASEKEGSGAGKDKGSSGGIEEEEDSCDFGNKRGILLVDRIQCPVEDVERGRSVAAELMESFTRVFIDSVSNSFYPVPQEAIGVGSAFEGWSPREQDVVYCLLVPLNPPPGHAFHLELNSAGQMAARTFCVRVELVCTCEREQLGKKLLCFLHHSQEELRRKQKPSLLETLCTGSYLDVEKTSHWFYQLVRCSWLHLPQSYSWHLVFQPCSRSCQFRLSKGKKSLMVEMLFGVRHGDSDIFVVSQPTEAQKGGSSIFVSSQPTEADSIASTAWPETYAVAEAKFFQHVARQVPCESLHLKCLQLFTCILRGTGFSSSTWKTVVMHVLTTVPLCQWRRREFARRLWDIMAYLRRCLQLKHLEHFVLGNQRLPAEISLPPAMRTVEPLNLFEHLARDPAAHAEAMRAYGQLQFRLWMLLSNH; this is translated from the coding sequence ATGGCtcggctgctgcaggagctggagcaaggGCCCCCGGAGCAGCAGGACGAGGGCTGGGGAGCCCTGCTCTTTGGTGCCCTGCAGCAGTGGCCATTCTGGGCTCTTGCTGGACTCCTGCTCCTCTTGGGCCTGTGGTTTAGCTGCAGGAGGAGTCCTGAAGCCAGCAAAACCAACAGCAGCGGCAAGAACCAGACCTCCTGCAAGACcttgggagaggagaaggaaaaagaaaaggaagaagacagTTTGGATTCcgagagagatggagaaaacaTTGATGTGACTGTGGAGGCAGATGACAGtggcagcagaaatgaaggagaAGGCAGTCCTGTGGCTGCAAATGAAGGAGATGACGATGATGCCAATGAACGAGATGAAGATGTGAAGTTGAAGAAAGACAGTGATGTTAAAAGTGATGATGGCCATGATGCAAGGAAAGATGAAGGCTGGAGTGATGGGAATATGCCAGGAGACAATACTGctgaaggaaatgaagaagaacCTGGCAATGTTACTGGAGGTGTGGAAGACCTAGATGAagcaaatgaaggagaaaacaagGATGTGAAGGTGGAGCCAGACAAGGAtgctggaaaggaagaagaaggagatggaaatgaagaaaaaaccgATGATGCGTATATGAAGGCAAGCAACGATGACGTACGTGAAGGTGAagatggaaaggaagaaaaagtggaTGTGAAAGTGCAGGAAAGCAGTGATGCCAGTGAACAAAGAAGCAGTGATTGGACAGGACAGGAAGACAGCCGTGATGGTGGGAATGCAGTAGACCATTGTGGTTTTGCTgcaactgaggaagaaaagaaggacattggaaatgaagaaagcaaTCTTGGAGACAAAGATGAGAAAGCCAGTGCTGCCGAtatgaagggagaaaagaatgaaaatggaaatggagaGGAACATGGCAATGTTGCTTCAACTGAAGAAGGTGTTGATAAGATAAATGAAGGAGAAAGCAGCAATATGAAGGTGAAGGAATACAGTCATTCCAGTGAACACAGAGCTGATTGGAATGGGAAggatcaggaaaacagggatgcAAATGTGAAAGGCGAGAAgaatgaagatggaaaagaagaagaaggtggAAATGTGGCTGCCAGTGAAAAAGAAGGCAGTGGTGCTGGCAAGGACAAAGGCAGCAGTGGTGGAATTGAAGAGGAAGAAGACTCCTGTGACTTTGGGAATAAGCGAGGGATCCTTTTAGTGGATCGCATACAGTGTCCTGTCGAGGACGTGGAGAGAGGTCGCTCAGTGGCAGCTGAGCTGATGGAGAGCTTCACACGTGTCTTTATTGACAGCGTGAGCAATAGTTTCTACCCAGTGCCTCAAGAagccatcggggtgggcagtgcctttGAGGGTTGGAGTCCCCGTGAGCAGGATGTGGTGTACTGCCTGCTGGTCCCACTGAATCCCCCGCCGGGACACGCCTTCCACCTGGAGCTGAACAGTGCAGGGCAGATGGCAGCAAGGACCTTCTGCGTCCGTGTGGAGCTGGTGTGCACGTGcgagagggagcagctgggcaagAAGCTGTTGTGCTTCCTGCACCACTcgcaggaggagctgaggcgGAAGCAGAAGCCCAGCCTCCTAGAGACACTCTGCACCGGCTCCTACCTGGACGTGGAGAAAACCTCCCACTGGTTCTACCAGCTGGTGAGATGCTCGTGGCTGCATTTGCCTCAGTCGTACTCATGGCACTTGGTGTTTCAGCCCTGCAGCCGGTCCTGCCAATTCCGGCTGAGCAAAGGCAAGAAGAGCCTGATGGTGGAGATGCTGTTTGGGGTGCGCCACGGGGACTCTGACATCTTTGTGGTCAGCCAGCCCACAGAGGCCCAGAAAGGCGGCTCCAGcatctttgtgagcagccagcccaCCGAGGCCGACTCCATCGCAAGCACAGCGTGGCCTGAGACGTACGCTGTGGCAGAGGCAAAATTCTTCCAGCACGTCGCcaggcaggtgccgtgtgagaGCTTGCACCTGAAATGCCTGCAGCTCTTCACCTGCATCCTGAGGGGCACAGGTTTTTCCAGCTCGACCTGGAAGACTGTGGTCATGCACGTGCTGACCACCGTACCGCTGTGCCAGTGGCGCAGGAGGGAATTTGCGCGGCGGCTGTGGGACATCATGGCATACCTGCGCCGCTGCCTGCAGTTGAAACACCTGGAGCACTTTGTCCTGGGCAACCAGAGGCTTCCTGCGGAGATCAGCTTGCCACCGGCAATGCGAACGGTCGAGCCGCTCAACCTCTTTGAGCACCTAGCCCGAGATCCGGCCGCCCACGCAGAGGCGATGCGAGCTTACGGTCAGCTGCAATTCCGCCTCTGGATGCTGCTCTCCAACCACTGA